A region from the Variovorax sp. RKNM96 genome encodes:
- a CDS encoding terminase small subunit encodes MAIRKPAKKQAPAPKTTTKPAAAKKAAGPPARKKAPPAKATKKKPARPVRPAPASQPAPLVVTDLQQRFVDEYLVDLNGTQAAIRAGYSPDSARQMASEKNPP; translated from the coding sequence ATGGCAATACGAAAGCCGGCCAAGAAGCAGGCACCCGCACCGAAGACCACCACCAAGCCCGCTGCCGCCAAGAAGGCCGCGGGCCCACCTGCGCGCAAGAAGGCTCCACCAGCCAAGGCGACGAAGAAGAAGCCGGCACGACCAGTTCGACCAGCACCAGCATCCCAACCCGCGCCGCTCGTAGTCACTGACCTTCAGCAGCGCTTCGTCGACGAGTACTTAGTTGACCTGAACGGCACCCAGGCTGCGATCCGAGCAGGCTACAGCCCCGACAGTGCCCGGCAGATGGCGTCCGAGAAAAATCCGCCGTGA
- a CDS encoding 2OG-Fe(II) oxygenase: MFPNPVHMVSGGIEVSKTAIPPELIKRCFSAFETEELELSLDIYANVGEEDKRLRRSKELKDRQSERFAPLYQLLDEFVLQSLYARGEGYSGSVSRQQFMIYSDGAGAGLHVDDQFKPPGQFGRNKYVMHLLNQFAGLLYISTDDLEGGELVFPTHDVSVKPLTGTLIAFPSNHLFPHLVTPVTRGKRIAIARHYYVKDTAAA; encoded by the coding sequence TTGTTCCCGAACCCGGTTCACATGGTCAGCGGCGGGATCGAGGTTTCGAAGACCGCCATCCCTCCTGAGCTGATCAAGCGCTGCTTCTCGGCCTTCGAGACCGAGGAGCTCGAGTTGTCCCTCGACATCTACGCCAACGTGGGCGAAGAGGACAAGAGACTGCGCCGGTCCAAGGAGCTGAAGGATCGCCAGTCGGAGCGGTTCGCGCCGCTCTACCAGCTGCTGGATGAGTTCGTGCTCCAGTCGCTCTACGCTCGCGGCGAGGGGTACTCGGGTTCCGTGTCCCGGCAGCAGTTCATGATCTACAGTGACGGCGCGGGCGCTGGCCTGCACGTCGACGACCAGTTCAAGCCGCCCGGGCAATTCGGCCGCAACAAGTACGTCATGCATCTGTTGAACCAGTTTGCGGGGTTGCTGTACATCAGCACCGACGACCTCGAAGGCGGAGAGCTGGTTTTTCCGACCCATGACGTCTCCGTCAAGCCGCTTACCGGAACCCTGATAGCGTTTCCGTCGAACCATCTTTTTCCTCACCTGGTGACCCCAGTGACGAGGGGCAAGAGGATCGCCATCGCAAGACACTACTATGTCAAAGATACGGCCGCTGCTTAA
- a CDS encoding 2OG-Fe(II) oxygenase codes for MITYAEFIQKPDAVIHQEICALPVDRCISHIESRLDASDFRVHEVYGRDGESIVDTRYRDSKAIVPRHDEELAFFIYEAAQQYFERHFLARPSDSLVLAQHEFFAYTPGVGLKMHADDHVLKTDGSVLTRDVHRGITAILYLNAEFEGGELHFPKQGVEIRPRAGMLLVFPSNKNFPHEVRPIVQGRRYSYQRIYGVLNGATQRFVSEDGASLS; via the coding sequence GTGATCACCTACGCCGAGTTCATTCAGAAGCCCGACGCGGTCATTCATCAAGAGATCTGCGCGTTGCCCGTGGACCGCTGCATCTCCCACATCGAGAGTCGACTGGATGCCAGCGACTTTCGCGTGCACGAGGTCTACGGGCGCGACGGGGAATCGATCGTCGACACCAGATACCGCGACAGCAAGGCCATCGTTCCGCGTCACGACGAGGAGCTGGCGTTCTTCATCTACGAGGCGGCCCAGCAGTACTTCGAGCGGCACTTTCTGGCGCGGCCATCGGACAGTCTTGTCCTGGCGCAGCACGAATTCTTCGCGTACACGCCGGGAGTCGGTTTGAAGATGCATGCCGACGACCATGTGCTGAAGACGGATGGGAGCGTTCTGACGCGGGATGTGCATCGGGGCATCACGGCCATCCTCTACTTGAACGCCGAGTTCGAAGGCGGCGAGCTCCACTTTCCGAAGCAGGGTGTCGAGATCAGGCCGCGTGCAGGAATGCTGCTCGTCTTTCCTTCGAACAAGAACTTCCCGCATGAGGTGAGGCCCATCGTGCAAGGACGGCGGTATTCGTATCAGCGAATCTATGGAGTCCTGAACGGAGCAACGCAGCGCTTTGTGTCCGAAGACGGTGCTTCCCTGTCGTGA